In one Pseudomonas sp. SCA2728.1_7 genomic region, the following are encoded:
- a CDS encoding TIR domain-containing protein, with the protein MQTYHLFISHSWNYSHAHDNLVRLLGAKPDFSFKNFSVPPHNPIMGAQTDRQLEEAIENKIRPCSAVLIMAGMYSTYSKWINKEIEIAKRMGKVIIAIKPFGAERISTVVRNAANAECAWNTNSIVSAIRLHTAV; encoded by the coding sequence ATGCAGACCTATCACCTGTTCATCAGCCACTCGTGGAACTACTCCCACGCCCACGACAATCTGGTCCGTCTGCTCGGCGCGAAACCGGATTTCAGTTTCAAGAATTTTTCCGTGCCGCCACATAACCCGATCATGGGCGCGCAGACCGACAGGCAGCTCGAAGAAGCCATCGAGAACAAGATCCGTCCTTGCTCGGCAGTGCTGATCATGGCTGGCATGTACTCGACTTACAGCAAGTGGATCAACAAGGAAATCGAGATCGCCAAGCGCATGGGCAAGGTGATCATCGCGATCAAACCGTTCGGCGCCGAGCGTATTTCCACGGTCGTTCGCAACGCCGCGAACGCCGAATGCGCATGGAACACCAACAGCATCGTTAGCGCGATTCGCTTGCATACGGCGGTGTAA
- the motB gene encoding flagellar motor protein MotB — protein MENNQPIIIKRVKRIAGGHHGGAWKIAFADFATAMMAFFLVLWLLSTATPEQKIAIAGYFKDPVGFSESGTPYIIDLGGTPTLAPENTLNPEVKSQPQPDKVTVDTEQVEGMAEQVEKERLELLLQELQNKVDENPQLQKFKDQILFEITPNGLRIQIMDAENRPMFDSGSARLKPYFEDILLAMADTIKAVPNKISISGHTDAKPYTGTGDFGNWELSANRANAARRALIAGSYPDAQVARVVGYASSALFDKENPFNPVNRRIDIVVLTKKAQAAIEGAQGADPAKPADQGQNGAAPAAPVDPNALPADQQPVPAHELRERLNLFDDAAPKPAEPGSAAPASATPPATAPAPAPKQ, from the coding sequence ATGGAAAATAATCAGCCGATTATCATCAAGCGCGTCAAGCGCATAGCCGGCGGGCATCACGGCGGGGCGTGGAAAATCGCCTTCGCCGACTTCGCCACGGCGATGATGGCGTTCTTCCTGGTGTTGTGGCTGCTGTCCACCGCCACGCCGGAGCAGAAGATCGCCATCGCCGGTTACTTCAAAGACCCGGTCGGCTTTTCCGAAAGCGGTACGCCGTACATCATTGACCTGGGCGGTACGCCGACTCTGGCGCCGGAAAACACCCTCAACCCGGAAGTGAAGTCGCAACCGCAGCCTGACAAGGTCACGGTCGACACCGAGCAGGTTGAAGGCATGGCCGAGCAGGTCGAGAAGGAGCGTCTGGAACTGCTCCTGCAAGAACTGCAGAACAAGGTCGACGAGAACCCGCAACTGCAGAAGTTCAAGGACCAGATCCTCTTCGAGATCACCCCGAACGGCTTGCGTATCCAGATCATGGACGCCGAGAACCGGCCGATGTTCGACTCGGGTTCTGCACGCCTGAAACCGTACTTCGAAGACATCCTGCTGGCCATGGCCGACACCATCAAAGCGGTGCCGAACAAGATCAGCATCAGCGGCCACACCGACGCCAAGCCGTACACCGGCACCGGTGATTTCGGTAACTGGGAATTGTCGGCCAACCGTGCCAACGCTGCGCGTCGTGCCTTGATCGCCGGTAGCTATCCGGATGCGCAAGTGGCGCGGGTCGTCGGTTATGCCTCGTCGGCGCTGTTCGACAAGGAAAACCCGTTCAACCCGGTCAACCGCCGCATCGACATTGTGGTGCTGACCAAGAAAGCCCAGGCGGCCATTGAAGGTGCGCAAGGTGCGGATCCGGCGAAACCGGCGGATCAAGGTCAGAACGGCGCCGCTCCGGCAGCGCCGGTTGACCCGAATGCACTGCCGGCGGATCAGCAACCGGTGCCTGCGCACGAACTGCGCGAACGCCTGAACCTGTTCGACGACGCCGCACCGAAACCGGCTGAACCGGGGAGCGCGGCGCCTGCCTCCGCTACTCCGCCAGCCACTGCCCCGGCCCCCGCGCCGAAGCAGTGA
- the orn gene encoding oligoribonuclease — protein MQNPQNLIWIDLEMTGLDPENDVIIEMATIVTDSDLNTLAEGPVIAIHHSDEVLARMDEWNTRTHGNSGLTQRVRDSRISMAEAEAETIAFLEKWVPKGKSPICGNSICQDRRFLYTHMKSLESYFHYRNLDVSTLKELAARWAPDVRDSFKKGSTHLALDDIRESIAELQHYRKHFIKF, from the coding sequence ATGCAAAACCCGCAGAACCTGATCTGGATCGACCTGGAAATGACCGGTCTGGATCCGGAAAACGACGTCATTATCGAGATGGCCACTATCGTCACCGACAGTGATCTCAACACGTTGGCCGAAGGCCCGGTGATTGCCATTCACCACAGCGACGAAGTGCTCGCCCGCATGGACGAGTGGAACACTCGCACCCACGGCAACTCCGGCCTGACCCAGCGCGTGCGAGACAGCCGCATCAGCATGGCCGAGGCAGAAGCCGAAACCATCGCCTTCCTGGAAAAATGGGTACCGAAGGGCAAATCGCCGATCTGCGGCAACAGCATCTGCCAGGATCGCCGCTTCCTTTATACGCACATGAAGTCGCTGGAAAGCTATTTCCACTACCGCAACCTCGACGTCTCCACGCTCAAGGAACTGGCCGCGCGCTGGGCGCCGGACGTGCGAGACAGCTTCAAGAAGGGCAGCACGCACCTGGCGCTGGACGATATCCGCGAATCGATCGCCGAGTTGCAGCACTACCGCAAGCATTTCATCAAGTTTTAA
- a CDS encoding HDOD domain-containing protein, which yields MANETNVPHAKPTTLDGWVKLLDGVRLPVPQESHDKVCRAIRDNRSSLRDIADLMQDSPALALSIIREANRHTHGTMAAPAENLEVAINRLGLARTEELLARLPAEPQMQVPKALRQLQMISQHATQQANGFFASRLARLWQDIHWGSLLFLSPLWPLALTYPQLLEEWELRVIHKGESARVVEKQLFGVRLLKIAEALVQTWHLPIWVQQGYKLLLSEQRELVKVLRIARDSEHPLRQQNRLDDDPTLRRWLNQPANTVLLANGLALSAQQAWDSPHSERWQYLTSLYLQIPMDEVQQQLHQQAANSARQHAMPDLWHPAVSLLWPWGTHRLPAGMLPAAAPSAEDLGQWRRQCAELLAEPSRFTNAMSLTVAARDALVASGMRRVMILMADRTQSNLRVNQTAGLPKEAAALNFVVSQSSVLQRLLAQQAQVRITPDNNAQFSALLPPSLRTLFRGEHLFLRSLVNNGRVIMIVVADQGGGPFADITVQAFGKTAQCIEKALHSFSSRGR from the coding sequence ATGGCTAATGAAACGAACGTCCCACACGCAAAACCGACCACCCTCGACGGCTGGGTAAAGCTGCTCGATGGCGTGCGACTGCCCGTGCCGCAAGAGTCTCACGACAAGGTTTGTCGGGCGATTCGTGATAACCGCAGCTCGTTGCGTGACATCGCCGACCTGATGCAGGACAGCCCGGCATTGGCCTTGAGCATTATCCGTGAGGCGAATCGTCACACCCACGGCACAATGGCCGCACCGGCGGAAAATCTTGAGGTGGCGATCAATCGCCTCGGCCTTGCGCGCACAGAAGAACTGCTGGCGCGGTTGCCCGCCGAGCCGCAGATGCAAGTCCCCAAGGCCCTGCGCCAACTGCAAATGATCAGCCAGCACGCGACGCAACAGGCCAACGGTTTTTTCGCCAGTCGCCTGGCGCGGCTGTGGCAGGACATTCACTGGGGCAGCCTGCTGTTTCTGTCGCCGCTGTGGCCATTGGCGCTGACGTATCCGCAATTGCTCGAAGAATGGGAGCTGCGGGTTATCCACAAGGGTGAGTCAGCCCGCGTAGTCGAAAAACAATTGTTTGGTGTACGCCTGCTGAAAATCGCAGAAGCGCTGGTGCAAACCTGGCATCTGCCGATCTGGGTGCAGCAGGGTTATAAATTGCTGCTCAGTGAACAGCGCGAACTGGTGAAAGTCCTGCGCATCGCCCGTGACAGCGAACACCCACTGCGACAGCAGAATCGCCTCGACGATGACCCGACCCTGCGCCGCTGGCTCAATCAGCCAGCCAACACCGTGCTGCTGGCCAACGGTCTGGCGCTGTCGGCACAACAAGCCTGGGACAGTCCGCACAGCGAACGCTGGCAGTACCTGACCAGCCTTTACCTGCAAATCCCGATGGACGAAGTGCAGCAACAACTGCACCAGCAGGCTGCCAACAGTGCACGCCAGCATGCAATGCCCGATCTGTGGCACCCGGCGGTTTCGCTACTGTGGCCATGGGGCACGCACCGTTTGCCGGCGGGTATGTTGCCGGCCGCTGCGCCGAGCGCTGAAGACCTTGGCCAATGGCGCCGCCAATGCGCCGAACTGCTCGCCGAACCGAGCCGCTTCACCAATGCGATGAGCCTGACCGTCGCCGCTCGCGATGCGCTGGTCGCCAGCGGCATGCGCCGGGTGATGATCCTGATGGCCGACCGCACGCAGTCGAATCTGCGCGTGAATCAAACCGCCGGGCTGCCGAAAGAAGCGGCGGCGCTGAATTTTGTCGTCAGCCAGAGCAGCGTGCTGCAACGGCTGTTGGCACAACAAGCGCAAGTGCGGATTACCCCGGACAACAACGCACAATTCTCCGCCCTGCTGCCACCGAGCCTGCGCACGCTGTTTCGCGGCGAGCATCTGTTCCTGCGTTCACTGGTGAATAACGGCCGGGTGATCATGATTGTGGTTGCCGATCAGGGCGGCGGGCCGTTCGCCGACATCACCGTGCAAGCCTTTGGCAAAACCGCGCAGTGCATCGAGAAAGCCCTGCACAGCTTTAGCAGCCGTGGCCGATGA
- a CDS encoding toll/interleukin-1 receptor domain-containing protein: MPVFISYRHMDRAHAIAINSRLIQANIKTYLDVLDPESQTTDDITGVITRNITECTHLLAVVSEKTALSWWVPFEIGEATISNRRICSFKTGPTELPLYLDKWPKLSTDSDLNFFIDAYREEVSNKRSMTLDSSNESFSGTYKRNAEIFHEQLKNRIRRGF; encoded by the coding sequence ATGCCTGTCTTCATCAGCTACCGCCACATGGATCGCGCCCACGCCATCGCCATCAACAGCCGCCTGATTCAGGCCAACATCAAAACCTACCTCGACGTGCTGGATCCTGAATCGCAAACCACCGATGACATCACCGGCGTCATCACCCGCAACATCACCGAGTGCACGCACTTGCTGGCGGTGGTGTCGGAGAAGACCGCGTTGTCGTGGTGGGTGCCGTTCGAAATTGGTGAGGCGACTATCAGCAACCGCCGGATCTGTTCGTTCAAGACCGGGCCGACGGAGCTGCCGTTGTATCTGGACAAGTGGCCGAAGCTGAGCACGGACAGTGATCTGAATTTCTTTATCGACGCGTATCGCGAGGAAGTGTCGAACAAACGCTCGATGACGCTGGATTCGAGCAATGAATCCTTTAGCGGTACCTATAAGCGCAACGCCGAGATTTTCCACGAACAACTGAAGAACCGGATTCGGCGCGGGTTCTGA
- a CDS encoding caspase family protein, with protein sequence MRKGLFIGINHYDYVSPLSGCNNDAMAMASVLERHANGRPNFSSKVLTSAEEQLTLKYMKQQIQSLFSGDCDVALLYFAGHGQFDTSIDEGLLIPQDYQPGGDGIRISDILEWADKAPHIKNKIIILDCCQAGAAGALRNLRGGSSVIGEGVTILTACKKEQYALESRGHGVFTDLLLQALHGGAANVLGKVTPGSVYSFVDNALGAWEQRPVFKTNVSQFVPLREVAPLIAEETLRKLKDWFPEPSFVFRLDPSYEPTEPSFDSDHGDIFKQLQMCNRHSLVEPVDAEHMYYAAIHSTGCRLTALGAYYRELALKGHF encoded by the coding sequence ATGCGTAAGGGACTGTTTATCGGCATCAACCACTACGACTACGTCTCGCCATTGAGCGGTTGTAACAACGACGCAATGGCCATGGCTTCGGTGCTGGAACGTCACGCCAACGGGCGCCCGAACTTCAGCAGCAAAGTGCTGACGTCGGCCGAAGAACAACTCACGCTCAAATACATGAAACAACAGATCCAGAGCCTGTTCTCAGGCGACTGTGACGTGGCACTGCTGTACTTCGCCGGTCATGGGCAGTTCGACACCAGCATCGACGAAGGACTACTGATTCCCCAGGACTATCAGCCTGGCGGAGACGGTATCCGTATCAGCGACATTCTGGAATGGGCGGACAAGGCCCCGCACATCAAGAATAAAATCATCATTCTCGATTGCTGCCAGGCCGGTGCAGCAGGCGCCTTGCGCAACCTGCGCGGTGGCAGCAGTGTGATCGGCGAAGGCGTGACCATTCTCACCGCCTGCAAAAAAGAACAGTACGCCCTGGAAAGCCGCGGTCACGGTGTATTCACGGATCTGTTGCTGCAAGCGCTGCATGGTGGCGCTGCCAACGTACTCGGCAAGGTCACCCCCGGTAGCGTTTACTCTTTTGTCGACAATGCACTGGGAGCCTGGGAACAGCGTCCGGTATTCAAGACCAATGTCTCGCAGTTTGTGCCGCTACGCGAGGTCGCGCCGCTGATCGCCGAAGAAACCCTGCGCAAACTCAAGGACTGGTTCCCCGAGCCGAGTTTCGTCTTCAGGCTCGATCCAAGTTACGAGCCCACAGAACCCTCGTTCGATTCCGATCACGGCGACATCTTCAAACAATTGCAAATGTGCAACCGCCACAGCCTGGTCGAACCGGTGGACGCCGAACACATGTATTACGCCGCCATCCACTCCACCGGCTGCCGCCTCACCGCGCTCGGCGCCTACTACCGCGAACTCGCCCTCAAAGGACACTTCTGA
- the motA gene encoding flagellar motor stator protein MotA, translating into MAKIIGIIVVFASVLGGYVLSHGKIAALIQPFEVMIIGGAALGAFLQANPGYMTMHVLKKSLSMFSSRFSHTFYLEVLGLIYEILNKSRREGMMAIEGDIEDAAASPIFAKYPAVLKDERMTAFICDYLRIMSSGNMAPHELEGLFDMELYSLKEDLEHPSHAVNGIADAMPGFGIVAAVLGIVVTMASLGEGDQKSIGLHVGAALVGTFFGILAAYGFFGPLAHSLAHDAKEELNVYEAIKASLVASASGMPPSLAVEFGRKVLYPAHRPSFAELEQAVRGR; encoded by the coding sequence ATGGCTAAAATTATCGGCATCATCGTCGTATTCGCGAGCGTGCTCGGCGGATACGTGCTCTCCCACGGCAAGATTGCCGCCCTGATCCAGCCTTTCGAGGTGATGATCATCGGTGGTGCGGCACTCGGTGCATTCCTGCAGGCCAACCCCGGCTACATGACGATGCACGTGCTCAAGAAATCCCTGAGCATGTTCAGTTCGCGCTTCAGCCACACGTTCTATCTGGAAGTGCTCGGGCTGATCTACGAGATCCTCAACAAGAGCCGCCGCGAAGGCATGATGGCTATCGAAGGCGACATCGAAGATGCTGCCGCGAGCCCGATCTTCGCCAAGTACCCGGCCGTGCTCAAAGACGAACGCATGACCGCGTTCATCTGCGATTACCTGCGCATCATGTCGTCCGGCAACATGGCCCCGCACGAGCTGGAAGGCTTGTTCGACATGGAGCTGTACAGCCTTAAAGAAGACCTCGAGCATCCATCCCACGCGGTGAACGGTATCGCCGACGCCATGCCGGGTTTCGGTATCGTTGCGGCGGTACTCGGTATCGTGGTGACCATGGCCTCGCTGGGTGAAGGCGATCAGAAGTCCATCGGTCTGCACGTGGGTGCGGCACTGGTCGGTACCTTCTTCGGTATTCTCGCGGCGTACGGTTTCTTCGGCCCGCTGGCGCATTCCCTGGCCCACGATGCCAAGGAAGAGCTGAACGTCTACGAAGCCATCAAGGCCTCGCTGGTCGCTTCGGCTTCCGGCATGCCACCGTCGCTGGCGGTCGAGTTCGGTCGCAAGGTGCTGTACCCGGCCCACCGTCCAAGCTTTGCCGAGCTGGAACAAGCTGTTCGCGGTCGCTAA
- a CDS encoding trimeric intracellular cation channel family protein, whose product MLLMLYLIAITAEAMTGALSAGRRGMDWFGVVLIACVTALGGGSVRDVLLGHYPLTWVKHPEYLVLTSAAAMFTVFTARWMRHLRSLFLVLDAVGLVAFTLIGCMTALEMGHGMLVASVSGVITGVFGGILRDIFCNDIPLIFRRELYASVSFAAAWCYMLCLYLNVPSEQAILITLFGGFLLRLLAIRFHWEMPKFVYNDEH is encoded by the coding sequence ATGTTGCTGATGCTCTATCTGATCGCCATTACCGCCGAAGCCATGACTGGCGCCCTCTCTGCCGGGCGGCGCGGCATGGACTGGTTTGGCGTAGTGCTGATCGCCTGCGTGACAGCTTTGGGCGGTGGTTCGGTGCGCGACGTGCTGCTCGGCCATTATCCGCTGACCTGGGTTAAACATCCGGAATACCTGGTGCTGACCTCGGCCGCAGCAATGTTCACGGTGTTCACCGCGCGTTGGATGCGCCACTTGCGCTCGCTGTTTCTGGTGCTCGACGCCGTCGGCCTGGTGGCGTTCACCCTGATTGGCTGCATGACCGCCCTGGAAATGGGCCACGGCATGCTGGTGGCGTCGGTCAGCGGTGTGATCACCGGGGTATTCGGCGGCATCTTGCGTGATATTTTCTGCAACGACATTCCGCTTATTTTTCGGCGCGAACTTTATGCGAGTGTCTCGTTCGCTGCGGCGTGGTGCTACATGCTGTGTCTTTATCTGAATGTGCCAAGCGAGCAAGCCATTCTGATCACTCTGTTCGGTGGATTTTTGTTACGTCTGCTGGCTATCCGTTTTCATTGGGAAATGCCCAAGTTCGTTTATAACGACGAGCATTGA
- the rsgA gene encoding small ribosomal subunit biogenesis GTPase RsgA, protein MAKRQLNRRQNWRIEKIQGERAARAAKRESSAVEALEGGDLGPEQTGLVIAHFGVQVEVEAVDGDQAGQVFRCHLRANLPALVTGDTVVWRAGNQGIGVIVAQLPRTTELCRPDSRGQLKPVAANVDMIVIVFAPLPEPHANLIDRYLVAAEHAGIRPLLLLNKFDLIDEQNAPALNALLAVYRTLGYPVLEVSAHHGNGMEQLQQQLDGRISVFVGQSGVGKSSLVNSLLPEVETRVGPLSELSGQGTHTTTTARLFHFPGGGELIDSPGIREFGLGHVSRADVEAGFIEFDDLLGTCRFRDCKHDREPGCALLKALEDGRVQQQRMNSYRSIIASLPENGY, encoded by the coding sequence ATGGCCAAACGCCAACTCAATCGTCGTCAAAACTGGCGCATCGAAAAGATTCAGGGCGAGCGCGCCGCACGCGCCGCCAAACGCGAGTCCTCGGCTGTCGAAGCCCTTGAGGGCGGCGATCTGGGCCCGGAACAAACAGGTCTGGTGATCGCCCACTTCGGTGTACAGGTCGAGGTCGAAGCTGTTGACGGTGATCAGGCCGGCCAGGTCTTCCGCTGCCACTTGCGCGCCAACCTGCCCGCGCTGGTAACCGGCGACACCGTCGTCTGGCGTGCCGGCAATCAGGGCATTGGTGTGATCGTCGCGCAACTGCCGCGTACCACCGAACTGTGCCGCCCGGACAGCCGTGGCCAGCTCAAACCGGTAGCCGCCAACGTCGACATGATCGTCATCGTCTTCGCACCGCTGCCCGAGCCTCACGCCAACCTGATCGACCGTTATCTGGTTGCTGCCGAACACGCCGGCATCCGTCCGCTGCTGCTGCTGAACAAGTTCGACCTGATCGACGAGCAGAACGCCCCGGCGCTCAATGCCCTGCTGGCGGTTTATCGCACCCTCGGCTATCCGGTACTGGAAGTGTCGGCGCACCACGGCAACGGCATGGAACAACTGCAACAGCAGCTCGACGGCCGCATCAGCGTATTCGTCGGCCAGTCCGGCGTCGGTAAGTCGTCGCTGGTCAACAGCCTGCTGCCTGAGGTTGAAACCCGCGTCGGGCCGTTGTCCGAGCTGTCGGGCCAGGGCACGCACACGACGACTACTGCGCGCCTGTTCCACTTCCCCGGCGGTGGCGAGTTGATCGACTCCCCGGGTATCCGTGAATTCGGCCTGGGCCACGTCAGCCGCGCCGACGTTGAAGCCGGTTTCATCGAGTTCGATGACCTGCTCGGCACCTGCCGCTTCCGCGACTGCAAGCACGACCGTGAGCCGGGCTGTGCGTTGCTCAAGGCGCTGGAAGATGGCCGCGTGCAGCAGCAGCGCATGAACAGCTACCGCTCGATCATCGCCAGCCTGCCGGAAAACGGCTACTAA
- a CDS encoding sterol desaturase family protein codes for MERLKAYFQRHGNAPFKFGEGRVSGYISATLGLLSLLAVFCFLFPEWLTTAELRKVYDEQFARTTLLLGLVLSFSLGTLNILLNKRKRLGITGLVASGLAVFLGGTNVQVSSIGQTPYSLGLDWFVLALLVSAIVFIPLEKLYSKNPEQNILRPHWRTDLTYFFVSHMLVQFILIFITASSSYIAGWAMSPSLQASVQSLPLVVQFLLAILVADLGQYWLHRLYHVVPFLWRLHAVHHSSTHMDWLAGSRVHFIEILLTRTGVLVPLMLLGFAPQALNAYVILVGVQAVLAHANVRINGGWLNYLVVLPRYHHWHHARHKDYIYKNYAIHTPLVDMLFGTFKLPPKEWPVRYGVFGKELPGGIVRQHLYAFQKPEPKMVVPKPPASV; via the coding sequence ATGGAAAGACTCAAAGCCTATTTTCAACGGCATGGCAACGCACCCTTCAAATTTGGCGAGGGGCGGGTCAGTGGCTATATTTCCGCCACCCTCGGGCTGTTGAGCCTGCTGGCGGTGTTCTGCTTTCTGTTTCCCGAATGGCTGACCACGGCCGAACTGCGCAAAGTCTATGACGAGCAGTTCGCGCGCACCACGCTGTTGCTCGGTCTGGTGCTGTCGTTCAGCCTCGGCACCCTGAATATCCTGCTCAACAAACGCAAACGTCTGGGGATTACCGGATTGGTGGCGTCGGGGCTGGCGGTATTCCTTGGTGGCACCAATGTCCAGGTCAGTTCGATCGGACAGACACCTTATTCGCTGGGGCTGGACTGGTTTGTCCTGGCACTGCTGGTGTCGGCGATCGTGTTCATTCCTCTGGAAAAGCTCTACTCCAAAAATCCCGAGCAAAACATCCTGCGCCCGCACTGGCGCACCGACCTGACCTACTTTTTCGTCAGCCACATGCTGGTGCAGTTCATCCTGATCTTCATCACCGCCTCTTCGAGTTACATCGCCGGTTGGGCGATGTCGCCGAGTTTGCAAGCCAGCGTGCAAAGCCTGCCGCTCGTTGTGCAGTTTCTGTTGGCGATTCTGGTCGCCGATCTCGGCCAATACTGGCTGCACCGGCTCTATCACGTGGTGCCATTTCTGTGGCGCCTCCACGCGGTGCATCACTCCAGCACACACATGGACTGGCTCGCGGGTTCGCGCGTGCACTTTATCGAAATCCTGCTGACCCGCACCGGCGTGCTGGTGCCTCTGATGTTGTTGGGCTTCGCGCCTCAGGCACTCAACGCCTACGTGATTCTGGTCGGCGTACAGGCAGTACTGGCCCACGCCAACGTGCGGATCAACGGCGGCTGGCTGAACTATCTGGTCGTGCTGCCGCGTTACCACCATTGGCACCACGCCCGGCACAAGGATTACATCTACAAGAACTACGCGATCCACACGCCACTGGTGGACATGCTGTTCGGCACGTTCAAATTGCCGCCCAAAGAATGGCCGGTGCGTTATGGCGTGTTTGGCAAGGAATTGCCGGGCGGGATTGTGCGTCAGCATCTGTATGCGTTTCAGAAACCTGAGCCGAAAATGGTCGTGCCAAAACCGCCCGCCAGCGTTTGA
- the rhdA gene encoding thiosulfate sulfurtransferase has translation MSDFSGLPLVIEPSDLLPRLDSPELILVDLTSAARYTEGHLPGARFVDPKRTQLGQPPAPGLLPAKADLEALFGELGHRKDAVYVVYDDEGGGWAGRFIWLLDVIGHDKYHYIDGGLPAWLADGMPMSIQVPPAAGGPIALTLHDEPTATREYLQSRLGAADLAIWDARGPLEYSGEKVLAAKAGHIPGAVNFEWTAGMDKARQLRIRTDMPQILEDLGITKDKEIITHCQTHHRSGFTYLVAKSLGYPRVKGYAGSWGEWGNHPDTPVEIQGF, from the coding sequence ATGTCTGACTTCTCTGGCTTGCCGCTCGTCATCGAGCCGAGCGACCTGCTCCCGCGCCTCGATTCCCCTGAACTGATTCTGGTGGATCTGACCAGCGCTGCCCGCTACACCGAAGGTCATCTGCCCGGCGCACGCTTTGTCGACCCGAAACGCACCCAGCTCGGCCAGCCGCCGGCGCCGGGCCTGCTGCCGGCCAAAGCTGATCTGGAGGCGTTGTTCGGTGAGCTGGGCCATCGCAAAGACGCGGTCTACGTGGTCTATGACGACGAAGGCGGCGGCTGGGCCGGACGTTTCATCTGGCTGCTCGACGTCATCGGTCACGACAAATACCACTATATAGACGGTGGTCTGCCGGCGTGGCTGGCAGATGGCATGCCGATGTCGATCCAGGTACCACCAGCGGCTGGCGGCCCGATTGCGCTGACTTTGCACGACGAGCCGACTGCCACCCGCGAATACTTGCAAAGCCGTCTCGGTGCTGCCGATCTGGCGATCTGGGATGCGCGCGGTCCGCTGGAGTACTCCGGCGAGAAAGTCCTGGCCGCCAAGGCCGGACATATTCCGGGCGCGGTCAATTTCGAATGGACTGCCGGCATGGACAAGGCGCGTCAGCTGCGCATCCGTACGGACATGCCGCAGATCCTCGAAGACCTCGGGATCACCAAGGACAAAGAAATCATTACCCACTGCCAGACCCATCACCGGTCGGGCTTCACTTATCTGGTGGCCAAGTCCCTCGGTTATCCGCGGGTCAAGGGCTACGCCGGTTCCTGGGGCGAATGGGGTAACCACCCTGACACGCCTGTCGAGATTCAAGGTTTTTAA
- the asd gene encoding archaetidylserine decarboxylase (Phosphatidylserine decarboxylase is synthesized as a single chain precursor. Generation of the pyruvoyl active site from a Ser is coupled to cleavage of a Gly-Ser bond between the larger (beta) and smaller (alpha chains). It is an integral membrane protein.) has translation MKERLFILSQYLLPHHLLSRLAGCIAECRVRWFKNAFTQWFAKRYQVDMSQALVEDLTAYEHFNAFFTRALKDGARPLDETPGAILSPADGAVSQLGPIEHGRVFQAKGHSFSVLELLGGDAANAAPFMGGDFATIYLSPKDYHRVHMPLAGTLREMVYIPGRIFSVNQTTAENVPELFARNERVACIFDTERGPMAVVLVGAMIVASIETVWAGLVTPPKRELKTFRYDEAARAPIHLEKGAELGRFKLGSTAIVLFGPDQVKWAEELAAGSPVQMGQGLALPNA, from the coding sequence ATGAAAGAGCGTCTGTTTATCCTCAGCCAGTACCTGCTGCCTCATCACCTGCTGTCGCGCCTGGCCGGCTGCATTGCCGAATGCCGCGTGCGCTGGTTCAAGAATGCCTTCACCCAATGGTTCGCCAAGCGCTATCAGGTGGACATGTCGCAAGCGCTGGTCGAAGACCTGACCGCTTACGAACACTTCAACGCCTTCTTCACCCGTGCCCTGAAAGACGGCGCGCGGCCACTGGACGAAACCCCGGGCGCGATCCTCAGCCCGGCCGACGGTGCGGTCAGCCAGCTCGGCCCGATCGAGCACGGTCGAGTGTTCCAGGCCAAGGGCCACAGCTTCAGCGTGCTGGAACTGCTCGGCGGTGATGCGGCCAACGCAGCGCCGTTCATGGGCGGCGACTTCGCCACCATCTACCTGTCGCCGAAGGACTACCACCGCGTGCACATGCCGCTGGCCGGCACCCTGCGCGAAATGGTCTACATCCCGGGCCGGATCTTCTCGGTCAACCAGACCACCGCAGAAAATGTCCCGGAGCTGTTCGCCCGCAACGAGCGCGTGGCGTGCATATTCGACACCGAGCGCGGGCCGATGGCCGTTGTACTGGTAGGCGCGATGATTGTCGCTTCGATCGAAACCGTATGGGCCGGTCTGGTCACCCCGCCAAAGCGCGAACTGAAAACCTTCCGCTACGACGAAGCCGCCCGTGCGCCGATCCACTTGGAGAAAGGTGCTGAACTGGGTCGCTTCAAGCTGGGTTCGACGGCGATCGTGCTGTTCGGGCCGGATCAGGTTAAATGGGCTGAAGAACTGGCGGCGGGTTCGCCAGTGCAGATGGGCCAAGGCCTGGCGCTGCCAAACGCCTGA